Proteins co-encoded in one Cupriavidus taiwanensis genomic window:
- a CDS encoding YihY/virulence factor BrkB family protein → MPSISSVLLSSPRALYGLLRDTVNAWVEDYAPSMGAALAYYTVFSIAPLLLIVISVAGVVFGHEAARGEVVAQLQGLLGPEGAKTVEAMLLAVSKPAASALTAVVGVGVLLVGATTVFAELQSALDRIWEVPERRKSSGLFALLRARLLSFGMILGIGFLLVVSLLLSAAISALNRLWGPLFGAEELIAHVLDTAVSLVLITVVFAMIYKIMPRAKVRWPDVWLGAAVTALLFTLGKFLIGLYIGKSGVANGYGAAGSLVVLLLWVYYSAQIFLLGAEFTWQYARRYGSRRHEAAAERERELALERERAGSRSQPPPSATANSAEINGRSLRTARQHRE, encoded by the coding sequence ATGCCTTCCATTTCGTCGGTTCTGCTGTCCTCGCCCCGCGCGCTCTACGGGCTGCTGCGGGATACCGTCAACGCCTGGGTGGAAGACTACGCCCCCAGCATGGGCGCGGCGCTGGCCTACTACACGGTGTTCTCGATCGCGCCGCTTTTGCTGATCGTGATCTCGGTGGCGGGCGTGGTGTTCGGCCACGAGGCCGCGCGCGGCGAAGTGGTGGCGCAGCTGCAGGGGCTGCTCGGCCCGGAAGGCGCCAAGACCGTCGAGGCGATGCTGCTGGCGGTCAGCAAGCCCGCGGCCAGTGCCCTGACCGCGGTGGTCGGCGTGGGGGTGCTGCTGGTCGGCGCGACCACGGTCTTTGCCGAGCTGCAGTCCGCGCTCGACCGCATCTGGGAGGTGCCCGAGCGGCGCAAGAGCTCCGGCCTGTTCGCATTGCTGCGCGCGCGGCTGCTGTCGTTCGGCATGATCCTGGGCATCGGCTTCCTGCTGGTGGTGTCGCTGCTGCTGAGCGCGGCCATCTCCGCGCTCAACCGCCTGTGGGGGCCGTTGTTCGGGGCCGAGGAACTGATCGCCCATGTGCTCGACACCGCGGTGAGCCTGGTGCTGATCACGGTGGTGTTCGCCATGATCTACAAGATCATGCCGCGCGCCAAGGTGCGCTGGCCCGACGTGTGGCTGGGCGCGGCGGTGACGGCGCTGCTGTTCACGCTGGGCAAGTTCCTGATCGGCCTGTACATCGGCAAGAGCGGCGTCGCCAACGGCTACGGCGCCGCCGGCTCGCTGGTGGTGCTGCTGCTGTGGGTGTATTATTCCGCGCAGATCTTCCTGCTGGGGGCCGAGTTCACCTGGCAGTACGCGCGCCGCTACGGCTCGCGCCGGCACGAGGCCGCGGCCGAGCGCGAGCGCGAACTAGCACTGGAACGCGAGCGCGCCGGGTCCCGCTCTCAGCCGCCGCCCAGCGCCACCGCGAACAGCGCCGAGATCAACGGCCGTTCCTTGCGCACCGCAAGGCAGCACAGGGAGTGA
- a CDS encoding LysR family transcriptional regulator substrate-binding protein: MAGLHVARYRRERIVAVMPAGHALAARTAVTLQDLAGEPVIRRGRASSSRLRACGGQRHGAELHSLCCLAVRKERPLISALFAVALGGG, from the coding sequence ATCGCCGGGCTGCATGTCGCACGCTACCGGCGCGAGCGCATCGTCGCGGTGATGCCGGCGGGCCATGCGCTGGCGGCGCGCACCGCGGTCACGCTGCAGGATCTCGCCGGCGAACCCGTGATCCGACGCGGTCGCGCGTCTTCGAGCCGGCTTCGCGCATGCGGTGGCCAGCGGCATGGGGCCGAGCTTCACTCCCTGTGCTGCCTTGCGGTGCGCAAGGAACGGCCGTTGATCTCGGCGCTGTTCGCGGTGGCGCTGGGCGGCGGCTGA
- a CDS encoding Crp/Fnr family transcriptional regulator produces the protein MLDNLGCGKEGDVARQVKVKAKAKHGLQADEPVRALPRSVLASGWLRNAPPRVLDAVAQAARRQRFGDGAMIFARGDPPTYFCMVVSGRVRMSRVSSGGRESVYAVIGRGRWFGEISLLDGKPRTHDAFAVGNTELLVLGQRDFHRILATHAEGMQLIVQQICARLRVAFDHAQSAAQAPVDARMAARLLELADRTDHVVRISAEELGDMVSRSRQTVAKTLQAWQDAGLIRRAYRQIELLDPAALKRLARR, from the coding sequence GTGTTAGACAATCTCGGCTGCGGCAAGGAGGGCGATGTGGCGCGTCAGGTGAAGGTGAAGGCTAAGGCGAAGCATGGGTTGCAAGCGGACGAACCGGTGCGCGCGCTGCCGCGCAGCGTGCTGGCCAGCGGCTGGCTGCGCAACGCGCCGCCGCGCGTGCTCGATGCCGTGGCGCAGGCCGCACGCCGCCAGCGCTTCGGCGACGGCGCGATGATCTTCGCGCGCGGCGATCCGCCCACCTATTTCTGCATGGTGGTGTCCGGCCGCGTGCGCATGAGCCGGGTCAGCAGCGGCGGGCGCGAGTCGGTGTACGCGGTGATCGGGCGCGGGCGCTGGTTCGGCGAGATCTCGCTGCTCGACGGCAAGCCGCGCACGCACGACGCCTTCGCCGTCGGCAACACCGAGCTGCTGGTGCTGGGCCAGCGCGATTTCCACCGCATCCTGGCCACGCATGCGGAAGGCATGCAGCTGATCGTGCAACAGATCTGCGCGCGCCTGCGGGTGGCCTTCGACCATGCGCAAAGCGCGGCGCAGGCGCCGGTCGACGCGCGCATGGCGGCGCGCCTGCTGGAGCTGGCCGACCGCACCGACCACGTGGTGCGTATCAGCGCGGAAGAGCTGGGCGACATGGTCAGCCGCTCGCGCCAGACCGTCGCCAAGACGCTGCAGGCGTGGCAGGACGCGGGCCTGATCCGACGCGCCTACCGCCAGATCGAACTGCTGGACCCGGCCGCGCTCAAGCGCCTTGCCAGGCGATGA